Proteins found in one Flavobacterium channae genomic segment:
- a CDS encoding MlaE family ABC transporter permease — MKKYFDNLIEALQNFLAEVGDISYFAYRFFKEVWKPPYEFKELLRQCFYIGNRSLLLVSVTGFIIGLVFTLQSRPTLQEFGAVSWMASMVSVSIIREIGPIITALICAGRIGSGIGAELGSMKVTEQIDAMEVSGTNPFKYLVITRIVACTLMLPILVIIGDFIAIYGSFLVENIKGNVSFTLYFNQVFNILEYSDVIPATIKTFFFGFAIGLIGCYKGYNCKKGTAGVGKAANAAVVYTSMLLFVIDFVAVFVTNIFYG, encoded by the coding sequence ATGAAAAAATATTTTGACAATCTTATTGAAGCATTACAAAACTTCTTGGCAGAAGTTGGAGATATTTCCTACTTTGCCTACCGCTTTTTTAAAGAAGTTTGGAAACCGCCTTATGAATTTAAAGAACTCCTACGTCAGTGTTTTTATATTGGAAATCGTTCTTTATTGCTCGTAAGCGTTACCGGTTTTATCATTGGTTTGGTTTTTACATTACAGTCGCGCCCTACTCTACAAGAATTTGGTGCCGTTTCATGGATGGCTTCTATGGTAAGCGTTTCTATCATTCGTGAAATTGGCCCCATCATTACCGCATTAATTTGCGCTGGAAGAATTGGCTCAGGTATTGGTGCCGAACTCGGTTCGATGAAAGTTACCGAACAAATTGACGCTATGGAAGTTTCGGGAACCAATCCTTTTAAATATTTAGTCATCACACGAATTGTAGCTTGTACGCTTATGTTGCCAATTCTTGTTATCATTGGTGATTTTATTGCTATTTATGGTTCTTTTTTGGTAGAAAACATAAAAGGAAATGTTTCATTTACCTTATACTTTAATCAGGTTTTTAATATTTTAGAATACAGCGACGTCATTCCTGCTACCATAAAAACGTTCTTTTTTGGCTTTGCCATTGGACTTATTGGTTGTTACAAAGGTTATAATTGTAAAAAAGGAACGGCTGGCGTAGGAAAAGCAGCCAATGCAGCGGTTGTTTATACCTCAATGTTGTTGTTTGTTATTGATTTTGTGGCGGTTTTTGTAACTAATATTTTTTACGGATAA
- a CDS encoding MFS transporter — protein MQKLQKGDSKLLNAWAFYDWANSVYALVISSTIFPLYYGALFRHKNIDEIVLFGLSIRSEALISYVTALGFLIIAFISPLLSGIADYMGNKKFFLKLFCYVGAISCMSLYFFSIDDEKVVLSLISYLLALIGFWGSLVFYNSYLPDIAHKEQQDGISAKGFSLGYIGSVLLLLVCLGMVMSVADDYKLQMMRYSFLLVGIWWIGFSQYTYYYLPNNKNDNKLHRNVIFNGFKELLKVWHQLKELKPLRRYLAAFFVYSMAVQTIMIIAAYFGEKEVKWGSDSKRTIGLIVSVLLIQLIAVLGAWLTSKASAKFGNIKVLIFINFSWILICTYAYFVVTPNDFYIAAAFVGLVMGGIQSLSRSTYSKFIPDGTNDTTSFFSFYDVAEKIGIVIGMFTYGYIADVTGKIQNAILFLILFFVVGLLLLFRVPKK, from the coding sequence ATGCAAAAACTACAAAAAGGAGATTCAAAGTTATTAAACGCTTGGGCTTTTTACGATTGGGCAAATTCAGTTTACGCTTTAGTAATTTCTTCTACTATATTTCCTTTGTATTATGGTGCTTTATTTCGTCATAAAAACATCGATGAAATAGTTCTTTTTGGATTGTCTATTCGTAGCGAAGCTTTAATAAGTTATGTTACAGCATTAGGATTTTTAATCATTGCTTTTATCTCACCTTTATTATCTGGAATTGCAGATTATATGGGAAATAAAAAGTTTTTCTTAAAACTTTTCTGCTATGTAGGAGCTATTTCATGTATGTCTTTGTACTTTTTTTCTATTGATGATGAAAAGGTTGTTTTAAGTTTGATTTCCTATTTGTTGGCTTTAATAGGTTTTTGGGGAAGTTTGGTTTTTTATAATTCATATTTGCCAGATATTGCTCATAAAGAACAACAAGATGGAATTAGTGCCAAAGGTTTTAGTTTGGGCTACATTGGTAGCGTTTTGTTGCTGCTTGTCTGTTTAGGAATGGTAATGTCTGTTGCAGATGATTACAAACTGCAAATGATGCGTTATTCTTTTCTTTTAGTAGGAATTTGGTGGATAGGTTTTAGTCAATATACTTATTATTATTTGCCTAACAACAAAAACGACAATAAGCTACACCGAAATGTAATTTTCAATGGTTTTAAAGAGTTATTAAAAGTGTGGCATCAACTAAAAGAGTTAAAACCTCTACGTCGTTATTTAGCTGCTTTTTTTGTTTACAGTATGGCAGTTCAAACCATTATGATTATTGCTGCTTATTTTGGTGAAAAAGAAGTAAAATGGGGAAGTGATAGCAAGCGAACTATTGGTTTAATAGTTAGTGTTTTATTGATTCAGTTAATTGCAGTTTTAGGAGCTTGGTTAACCTCAAAAGCATCGGCTAAATTTGGAAACATAAAAGTGCTTATTTTTATTAATTTCTCATGGATTTTAATTTGTACGTATGCTTATTTTGTAGTTACTCCAAATGATTTTTACATTGCTGCCGCCTTTGTAGGTTTGGTAATGGGAGGAATTCAATCGCTTTCACGTTCTACTTATTCTAAATTTATTCCAGATGGAACAAACGATACAACATCTTTCTTTAGTTTTTATGATGTTGCCGAGAAAATTGGTATTGTAATCGGTATGTTTACATATGGTTATATTGCCGATGTAACAGGAAAAATTCAAAATGCGATCTTATTTTTAATTTTATTTTTTGTTGTAGGACTACTTTTATTATTTCGAGTGCCTAAAAAATAA
- a CDS encoding DUF6252 family protein, which yields MKTIKSIVTLFVLSIAFSTVSCDNEPVDPALDLSAGGSVSSVFTAKIDGNDFTASTTVGDFTSTTLGNQLIISGLTSNGKSISIQIINPAVGTFAASTSSSDLCLLQYFDTALGATNGAFSSYNPISNTSVGTVTITEFDRTNDLVSGTFSFSAYNVSNSTTKSITNGVFTDIEFDNQVD from the coding sequence ATGAAAACTATAAAATCAATTGTAACACTTTTCGTTTTATCAATAGCTTTCTCAACGGTTTCGTGTGATAATGAACCTGTAGATCCAGCTTTAGATCTTTCTGCAGGAGGTTCTGTAAGTAGTGTTTTTACAGCAAAAATTGATGGGAATGATTTTACTGCTTCTACGACAGTTGGTGATTTTACTTCTACAACATTAGGAAATCAGTTAATAATAAGCGGGTTAACCAGTAATGGGAAATCTATTTCTATTCAAATAATCAATCCAGCTGTAGGAACTTTTGCAGCAAGTACATCATCTAGTGATTTGTGTTTATTACAGTACTTTGATACAGCTTTAGGAGCAACAAATGGTGCTTTTTCTTCATATAATCCTATTTCAAATACATCGGTTGGAACTGTTACAATCACTGAATTTGACAGAACAAATGATTTAGTATCAGGAACTTTTAGTTTTTCTGCTTATAATGTTTCAAATTCTACCACTAAATCAATTACAAACGGTGTCTTTACAGATATTGAGTTTGATAATCAAGTAGATTAA
- the cmk gene encoding (d)CMP kinase, giving the protein MKKITIAIDGFSSTGKSTLAKQLAATLGYVYVDTGAMYRAVAYFAMQHNLVSETHLDKAGLIAQLPNINLRFQFNSALGFAEMYLNNENIETQIRTIEVSRMVSKVAEVSEVRAKLVEQQQEMGKDKGIVMDGRDIGTVVFPDAELKLFMTASSRTRAQRRFDELVEKGQHVTFEDVLQNVEERDYIDTHREDSPLVKADDAIEVDNSSLSKKEQFELVLNLVKEKI; this is encoded by the coding sequence ATGAAAAAAATTACCATAGCAATAGACGGTTTTTCGTCAACAGGAAAAAGTACATTAGCAAAGCAGTTGGCTGCAACATTGGGTTATGTCTACGTTGATACAGGTGCTATGTATCGTGCTGTAGCGTATTTTGCTATGCAACATAACTTAGTTTCTGAAACGCATTTAGACAAAGCGGGTTTGATTGCGCAATTGCCTAATATCAACTTACGTTTTCAATTTAATTCTGCTTTAGGATTTGCCGAAATGTATTTAAACAACGAAAACATCGAAACGCAAATCAGAACGATTGAAGTTTCTCGTATGGTGAGTAAAGTTGCCGAAGTTTCGGAAGTGCGTGCTAAATTAGTCGAGCAGCAACAAGAAATGGGCAAAGACAAAGGAATTGTTATGGATGGTAGAGACATCGGAACCGTAGTTTTCCCAGATGCCGAGTTAAAATTATTCATGACAGCAAGCTCAAGAACAAGAGCGCAACGTCGTTTTGATGAATTGGTTGAAAAGGGACAACATGTTACATTTGAAGATGTTTTACAAAATGTAGAAGAGCGCGATTATATCGACACACACAGAGAAGATTCGCCTTTAGTTAAAGCAGACGACGCTATTGAAGTAGATAATTCAAGTTTATCTAAAAAAGAACAATTTGAATTGGTTTTGAACCTTGTAAAAGAGAAAATTTAA
- a CDS encoding GIY-YIG nuclease family protein — MNNTMIEYNEGFHTYYVYIITNKYKSTFYIGVTNNLGLRLQQHKENIENDIKTFASKYNLQFLVYYEKFSWIQLAIAREKELKGWRRDKKIDLIKSFNENFEFLNNRFDKDDVIPPTSE, encoded by the coding sequence ATGAACAATACAATGATTGAATATAACGAAGGATTTCACACTTATTATGTTTATATCATTACTAATAAATACAAATCAACTTTTTATATTGGAGTAACAAATAACTTAGGCTTAAGATTACAACAGCATAAAGAAAATATCGAAAATGATATTAAAACTTTTGCTTCAAAATACAATCTTCAGTTTTTAGTTTATTATGAAAAATTCTCATGGATTCAACTTGCTATTGCAAGAGAAAAGGAATTGAAAGGTTGGAGAAGAGATAAAAAAATAGATTTAATCAAATCATTTAATGAAAACTTCGAGTTTTTAAATAACAGATTTGATAAAGATGATGTGATTCCTCCTACGTCGGAATGA
- a CDS encoding MlaD family protein: MEKTSSQKIQLGIFVIIGTLIFLAAIYFIGNKQNMFGNTSRLNAVFVNVNGLQPGNNVRYAGIDIGTVNEIEMVNDTTITVVMLIDNKIMEHIKTNAIATIGSDGLVGNIIINIIPGKGNAPKVTNGDTIKSYSRIGTDAMLETLNVTNENAAMLTADLLKITQEITLGKGTVGMLIRDTVMAQDLKATMNYLRLTSKGTSESVASLNQLINDLNRKDNVIGTLNDTVVANRMKKIIVNLEKSSVEINKVVTNLNATITNVKDGKGALNYLSNDPKLVKQIDSTMTNLNKASIKLNEDLEALKHNFLFRGYFKKQTKEKEKIKK, from the coding sequence ATGGAAAAAACATCTTCACAAAAAATACAATTAGGAATATTTGTCATCATAGGCACCTTAATTTTTTTAGCTGCCATCTATTTCATTGGAAACAAGCAAAACATGTTTGGCAATACTTCTCGTTTAAATGCTGTTTTTGTTAATGTAAACGGATTGCAGCCAGGAAATAATGTTCGATATGCCGGAATTGATATTGGCACTGTAAACGAAATTGAAATGGTTAACGACACCACAATTACTGTTGTAATGCTAATTGACAATAAAATCATGGAACACATTAAGACAAATGCAATTGCAACCATTGGTTCAGACGGTTTGGTGGGCAACATTATTATCAATATTATTCCAGGAAAAGGCAATGCTCCAAAAGTAACAAATGGCGATACCATTAAATCGTATAGTAGAATTGGCACCGATGCTATGCTAGAAACTTTAAATGTCACCAATGAAAATGCTGCAATGCTAACTGCTGATTTATTAAAAATTACACAAGAAATTACATTAGGCAAAGGAACTGTTGGAATGTTAATTCGTGATACCGTTATGGCACAAGATTTAAAAGCCACAATGAATTATCTCCGATTGACTTCTAAAGGGACATCCGAATCGGTGGCTAGTTTGAATCAGCTGATTAACGATTTGAACAGAAAAGACAACGTAATTGGTACACTAAATGATACGGTTGTTGCCAATAGAATGAAAAAAATTATTGTAAATCTTGAAAAATCGAGTGTTGAAATAAACAAAGTGGTAACTAATTTAAATGCCACAATTACCAACGTAAAAGATGGAAAAGGCGCTTTAAATTACTTATCAAACGATCCTAAATTGGTAAAACAAATCGATTCTACAATGACGAATTTAAACAAAGCGAGCATCAAATTAAATGAAGATTTAGAAGCGTTGAAACACAATTTCTTGTTTAGAGGTTATTTCAAAAAACAAACGAAGGAAAAGGAAAAGATAAAAAAATAA
- the lon gene encoding endopeptidase La — MPNQKILALDNLSLQEMDPDAELIPLMTPEDEEEMNNEALPEDIAILPLRNTVLFPGVVIPITAGRDKSIKLINDANAKGKIIGVVAQIDENVEEPAPNDVHHIGTVARIMRVLKMPDGNTTVILQGKKRFEIDSFTQEEPYLKATIKEVPEKRPDVKNVEFKTIVESIKELAIQIIKESPNIPTEATFAIKNIESNPFLINFVSSNMNLSVEEKQKLLSIPNLKDRALETLRFMNLELQKLEVRNDIQSKVRFDLDQQQREYFLQQQMKTIQEELGGVSYEAEIEEMRAKGQKKKWDEKTAKHFEKELSKLQRTNPNSPDFGIQRNYIELFLELPWNEFTKDNFDLKRAQKILDRDHYGLDDVKKRIIEHLAVLKLRNDMKSPILCLYGPPGVGKTSIGKSIAEALGREYIRMSLGGLRDEAEIRGHRKTYIGAMPGRILQNIKKAKTSNPVFVLDEIDKLSSSHNGDPSSALLEVLDPEQNKEFHDNFLELGYDLSKVMFIATSNSLSTIQPALRDRMEIIEMTGYTIEEKIEIAKAHLLPKQLKEHGLTTKDLQIGKKQLEKIVVGYTRESGVRGLEKKIAQMVRHAAKSIAMEEPYNVKVSDADIIEVLKSPRMERDKYENNDVAGVVTGLAWTSVGGDILFIESLISKGKGAMTMTGNLGTVMKESVTIALEYIRANAESLGINPDVLNNYNIHIHVPEGATPKDGPSAGIAMLTSMVSSFTQKRVKKSIAMTGEITLRGKVLPVGGIKEKILAAKRANIKEIILCKENKRDIEEIKPDYIEGLTFHYVDKMSEVLDIAITNQKVKNPKPVEAKS; from the coding sequence ATGCCAAATCAAAAAATACTAGCGCTTGACAATTTGTCACTTCAAGAAATGGATCCGGATGCGGAATTAATTCCGTTGATGACGCCTGAGGATGAAGAAGAAATGAATAATGAGGCTTTGCCTGAAGATATCGCGATTTTACCTCTACGTAATACAGTTTTATTCCCTGGTGTTGTAATTCCTATTACAGCCGGAAGAGATAAATCTATTAAATTAATTAACGATGCTAACGCCAAAGGTAAAATTATTGGTGTTGTAGCTCAAATTGATGAAAATGTTGAAGAACCAGCACCAAATGATGTTCATCATATTGGAACCGTAGCACGTATTATGCGTGTTTTGAAAATGCCTGATGGAAATACAACGGTTATTCTTCAAGGGAAAAAACGTTTTGAAATCGATTCATTTACTCAAGAAGAGCCCTATTTGAAAGCAACAATTAAGGAAGTTCCTGAAAAACGACCTGATGTTAAAAATGTCGAGTTCAAAACAATTGTAGAATCGATAAAAGAATTGGCAATCCAAATTATTAAGGAAAGCCCGAATATTCCAACGGAAGCTACTTTTGCTATCAAAAACATCGAAAGTAATCCGTTTTTAATCAATTTTGTTTCTTCTAATATGAACCTTTCGGTTGAAGAAAAACAAAAATTATTATCGATTCCAAATCTAAAAGATAGAGCACTTGAAACATTGCGTTTCATGAACTTAGAGCTTCAAAAATTAGAAGTTCGAAACGATATTCAATCTAAAGTTCGTTTTGATTTAGACCAACAACAACGCGAATATTTCTTGCAACAACAAATGAAAACTATCCAAGAAGAATTGGGAGGTGTTTCGTATGAAGCTGAAATTGAAGAAATGCGTGCCAAAGGTCAAAAGAAAAAATGGGACGAAAAAACAGCGAAGCATTTTGAAAAAGAACTTTCTAAATTACAACGTACGAATCCTAATTCTCCTGATTTTGGAATCCAACGCAATTATATTGAGTTGTTTTTAGAATTGCCTTGGAATGAATTCACGAAAGATAATTTCGATTTAAAACGTGCTCAAAAAATATTAGATAGAGATCATTATGGTTTAGATGATGTTAAAAAACGTATTATTGAGCATTTAGCAGTTTTAAAATTGCGAAACGATATGAAATCGCCAATCTTATGTTTGTACGGACCTCCTGGTGTTGGAAAAACATCTATCGGAAAGTCTATTGCAGAAGCTTTAGGTAGAGAATACATTCGTATGTCTTTAGGTGGTTTGCGGGATGAAGCAGAAATTCGTGGTCACAGAAAAACGTACATTGGTGCAATGCCAGGACGTATTCTTCAAAACATTAAAAAAGCGAAAACATCAAATCCGGTTTTTGTATTAGACGAAATAGATAAATTATCATCAAGTCATAATGGTGATCCATCTTCTGCATTATTAGAAGTTTTAGATCCAGAGCAAAATAAGGAGTTTCATGATAATTTCTTGGAATTAGGATATGACTTATCGAAAGTAATGTTTATCGCGACTTCCAATAGTTTATCGACAATTCAACCAGCACTTCGTGATCGTATGGAAATCATTGAGATGACGGGTTATACAATTGAAGAAAAAATCGAAATTGCCAAAGCACACTTATTGCCAAAACAATTAAAAGAACACGGATTAACAACTAAAGATTTACAAATTGGTAAAAAACAATTGGAAAAAATCGTAGTAGGTTATACACGTGAATCGGGTGTTCGTGGTTTAGAGAAAAAGATTGCTCAAATGGTTCGTCATGCAGCAAAATCAATTGCAATGGAAGAACCTTACAATGTGAAAGTTTCCGATGCTGACATTATTGAAGTATTAAAATCTCCTAGAATGGAGCGCGATAAATACGAAAATAACGATGTGGCTGGTGTTGTTACAGGTTTGGCTTGGACATCAGTTGGTGGCGATATTTTATTTATCGAATCTTTGATTTCTAAAGGAAAAGGAGCAATGACGATGACCGGAAACCTAGGAACAGTTATGAAAGAATCGGTTACGATTGCTTTGGAATATATTCGAGCTAATGCTGAAAGTTTAGGAATCAATCCAGATGTTTTAAATAATTACAACATTCATATTCACGTTCCAGAAGGTGCAACTCCAAAAGATGGACCAAGTGCCGGAATCGCCATGTTAACGTCTATGGTTTCTTCATTTACACAAAAAAGAGTGAAGAAAAGTATCGCAATGACGGGAGAAATTACGCTTCGAGGAAAAGTATTGCCTGTTGGTGGTATTAAAGAAAAGATTTTAGCTGCCAAAAGAGCGAATATCAAAGAGATTATTTTGTGTAAAGAGAACAAACGTGATATCGAAGAAATCAAACCAGATTATATCGAAGGTTTAACTTTCCATTATGTAGACAAAATGAGTGAAGTTTTAGATATTGCGATTACAAATCAAAAGGTAAAAAATCCAAAACCTGTTGAAGCTAAGAGCTAA
- a CDS encoding ABC transporter ATP-binding protein, whose product MDTTSKNTIIEIHDLHKSFGNNVVLNGFDLVLNEGENLVVMGKSGSGKSVMIKCIIGLEQPDSGSILVMNQEINSLEREDLDELRTEIGFLFQGSALYDSMSVRENLEFPLRRHTKKFGVIKDTTPLVMEVLESVGLAHAIDLMPNELSGGMKRRIALARTLILKPKIILYDEPTTGLDPITSKEIVLLMNSVQEKFNTSSIIITHDVDCAKVIANRMILLIDGINYIEGTFEALANSQDPKVQAFFK is encoded by the coding sequence ATGGATACTACATCAAAAAATACTATTATCGAAATCCATGACTTGCATAAAAGTTTTGGAAACAATGTAGTATTGAATGGATTTGATTTGGTTTTAAATGAAGGAGAAAATTTGGTTGTAATGGGAAAATCGGGTTCTGGAAAATCGGTTATGATTAAATGCATCATTGGATTAGAACAACCCGATAGCGGTTCGATTTTAGTAATGAATCAGGAAATCAATAGTTTAGAACGAGAAGATTTAGATGAATTACGAACCGAAATTGGATTTCTTTTCCAAGGAAGTGCTTTGTATGATTCGATGTCGGTAAGAGAAAATTTAGAATTTCCGCTACGAAGACACACTAAAAAATTTGGTGTAATTAAAGATACAACGCCATTAGTTATGGAAGTTTTAGAAAGCGTTGGTTTAGCACATGCTATCGATTTAATGCCAAACGAACTTTCGGGCGGAATGAAACGTAGAATTGCATTAGCACGAACTTTAATCCTTAAACCTAAAATTATTTTGTACGACGAACCTACAACAGGTTTAGATCCTATTACATCAAAAGAAATCGTACTTTTAATGAATTCGGTTCAGGAAAAATTCAATACGTCATCGATAATCATAACACATGATGTAGATTGTGCTAAAGTAATTGCCAATAGAATGATTTTACTAATAGATGGTATCAATTATATTGAAGGAACATTTGAAGCGTTAGCCAACTCACAAGATCCAAAAGTGCAAGCCTTTTTTAAATAA
- the porQ gene encoding type IX secretion system protein PorQ produces the protein MLRKLLFLFLFLLSANGFSQIGGQSVYQFLNLAQSPRQAALGGKTVTVVDYDVNQAFYNPATINAEMHKRLSVNYGSYFGEVSYGTAAYAYTYDRHLQTFHAGISYVNYGTFEGRDELGNLTSDFTGSEAALSLGYAYNLPWTDMFVGVNAKLISSTLETYNSWGAAVDLGFLYVDYDNDINYGLTVRNLGFQIKPYEDTNEKLPLAIDAGISQLMENVPIRWHMTFENLQQWNIAFSNPNRAEGNLDGGTKEEKVSFFNNALRHVILGAELFPEKGFNIRLGYNFRRSEELRILEQRNFSGISVGFGIRFGKVKFDYSYSRYTVAANTSLFGLMIDLE, from the coding sequence ATGCTAAGAAAACTCTTATTCCTATTTTTATTTCTACTATCGGCTAATGGTTTTAGCCAAATAGGAGGTCAGAGTGTATATCAATTTTTAAACTTAGCACAATCACCAAGACAAGCAGCATTAGGAGGAAAAACAGTTACCGTTGTTGATTACGACGTAAATCAAGCGTTTTATAATCCGGCAACTATAAATGCTGAAATGCACAAACGTTTATCGGTAAATTATGGTAGTTATTTTGGTGAAGTTTCTTATGGAACAGCTGCTTATGCGTATACGTATGACCGTCATTTGCAAACGTTTCATGCTGGTATTAGTTACGTAAATTATGGAACATTTGAAGGAAGAGACGAATTGGGTAATCTAACTTCTGATTTTACCGGTAGTGAAGCCGCACTTTCTTTGGGTTATGCCTACAACTTGCCTTGGACAGATATGTTTGTTGGTGTTAATGCTAAATTGATTTCTTCTACTTTAGAGACTTATAATTCTTGGGGAGCTGCCGTTGATTTAGGTTTTTTATATGTTGATTATGATAATGACATCAATTATGGTTTAACAGTTCGAAATTTAGGTTTCCAAATAAAACCATACGAAGATACCAATGAAAAATTACCACTAGCTATTGACGCTGGTATTTCGCAGTTAATGGAGAACGTTCCAATTCGTTGGCACATGACGTTTGAAAACTTACAACAATGGAATATTGCTTTTTCAAATCCAAATAGGGCAGAAGGCAATTTGGATGGTGGAACTAAAGAAGAAAAAGTATCCTTTTTTAATAATGCTTTACGTCACGTGATTCTTGGAGCGGAATTATTTCCTGAAAAAGGATTCAACATTCGATTGGGTTATAATTTTAGAAGAAGTGAAGAATTGCGTATTTTAGAGCAACGTAATTTTTCTGGAATTTCTGTTGGTTTTGGAATTCGTTTTGGGAAAGTTAAATTTGATTATTCGTATTCGAGATATACGGTGGCAGCCAATACGAGTTTATTTGGATTGATGATTGATTTGGAGTAG